Proteins encoded by one window of Kribbella italica:
- a CDS encoding winged helix-turn-helix transcriptional regulator, with amino-acid sequence MAHQTVGLLPSCEELDGELPPACPVDIALETLRGRWTALIIGEFRHGDRSFSELRDGLPRLSDKVLTDRLQHLVAAGVLERTRTSAYPPRVSYSLTTRGRDLVPVLRALWEWGSQQ; translated from the coding sequence GTGGCTCACCAAACGGTTGGTCTCCTGCCGTCCTGCGAGGAACTGGACGGCGAGCTGCCGCCGGCCTGTCCGGTCGACATCGCGCTCGAGACGTTGCGCGGGCGCTGGACGGCGCTGATCATCGGCGAGTTCCGGCACGGCGACCGGAGCTTCTCCGAGTTGCGGGACGGGCTGCCTCGGTTGTCGGACAAGGTGCTCACGGACCGGCTGCAGCACCTGGTCGCTGCAGGCGTTCTCGAGCGCACGCGCACGTCGGCCTATCCGCCGCGGGTGTCCTACAGCCTCACGACGCGAGGTCGTGACCTGGTCCCGGTGCTGCGCGCCCTGTGGGAATGGGGCTCGCAGCAATAA
- a CDS encoding GNAT family N-acetyltransferase produces MLRPVQMTEYAGREGLADMQELVQRTWSPTSRLHLGDLAWERASNASRSAGSWRTAVWRDGGQVVAWGWLEQPGHLLMTIDPARPELADVVVRWFRETAEGEQLAAGVLETEQHLLDALVSAGFRRDDAAPYFTHHWISLDALDKPVVPDGLSVRPVRADEAAKRAAVHRAAWSDVQPSKMSEESMATVMSTWPYRSELDWVVENEAGEFVASALIWLDEQHQVGLVEPVGVATAYRRRGLGQVVNLAALHALREAGGTRAVVCPRGDDGYPQARALYQSIGFQPGSRTLHLLLG; encoded by the coding sequence ATGCTTCGACCTGTGCAGATGACCGAGTACGCCGGCCGCGAGGGCCTCGCCGACATGCAGGAGCTCGTCCAGCGGACCTGGAGTCCGACCTCGCGGCTGCACCTCGGCGACTTGGCGTGGGAACGGGCGTCGAACGCCAGTCGCTCGGCCGGAAGTTGGCGTACGGCGGTCTGGCGTGACGGCGGCCAGGTCGTCGCGTGGGGCTGGCTGGAGCAGCCGGGGCACCTGCTGATGACGATCGACCCGGCACGGCCGGAGCTCGCCGACGTGGTCGTGCGCTGGTTCCGGGAGACCGCCGAAGGTGAGCAGTTGGCTGCTGGAGTGCTGGAGACCGAGCAGCACCTGCTGGACGCGCTGGTGTCGGCCGGGTTCCGCCGGGACGACGCGGCGCCGTACTTCACCCACCACTGGATCTCGCTGGACGCACTGGACAAGCCGGTCGTGCCGGACGGGCTCAGCGTCAGGCCTGTGCGGGCGGACGAAGCGGCGAAGCGTGCCGCAGTGCACCGGGCGGCGTGGTCGGACGTGCAGCCGTCCAAGATGAGCGAAGAGTCGATGGCCACGGTGATGTCGACCTGGCCCTACCGGTCCGAGCTGGACTGGGTAGTGGAGAACGAGGCGGGGGAGTTCGTCGCCTCGGCACTCATCTGGCTGGACGAGCAGCACCAGGTCGGTCTGGTCGAGCCAGTGGGCGTCGCGACGGCGTACCGGCGGCGTGGGCTCGGCCAAGTGGTCAACCTGGCGGCGCTGCACGCCTTGCGCGAAGCAGGCGGGACCAGGGCAGTGGTGTGCCCGCGAGGCGACGATGGGTACCCGCAGGCGCGGGCGCTCTACCAGAGCATCGGGTTCCAGCCCGGCTCACGCACTCTGCACCTGCTGCTTGGTTAG
- a CDS encoding methyltransferase domain-containing protein produces the protein MSIADGGIPSPNIWHHPQTYEIENRAVDPDGVIEPAMRAIRDWAGATVLDLGCGTGFHLPMFARTAAQVIGVEPHGTLAEAARRRTRQLGNVEVKQGTAQQLPVADASVDVMHARWAYFFGPGSEPGLAELDRVMRHGGTAFVIDNDGSRSTFGGWFSAAYPMIKAPEVERFWTARGWHRTPLDMGWRFESRADFEAVVRIEFQPQIAERIITAYAGHEVDYAINLWSRTY, from the coding sequence GTGAGCATTGCCGACGGCGGGATTCCCAGTCCGAACATCTGGCACCACCCGCAGACCTACGAGATCGAGAACCGGGCGGTCGATCCGGACGGCGTGATCGAGCCGGCGATGCGGGCGATCCGGGACTGGGCCGGGGCGACCGTGCTGGATCTCGGCTGCGGGACCGGGTTCCACCTGCCGATGTTCGCGCGGACGGCCGCGCAGGTGATCGGAGTGGAGCCGCACGGGACGCTGGCCGAGGCAGCGCGGCGCAGGACTCGGCAGCTGGGCAACGTCGAGGTCAAGCAGGGTACGGCGCAGCAGCTGCCGGTCGCGGACGCTTCGGTCGACGTGATGCACGCCCGGTGGGCCTACTTCTTCGGCCCGGGCAGCGAGCCGGGGCTGGCCGAGCTGGACCGGGTGATGCGGCACGGCGGGACGGCGTTCGTGATCGACAACGACGGGAGCCGGTCGACGTTCGGGGGCTGGTTCAGCGCGGCGTACCCGATGATCAAGGCGCCCGAGGTGGAACGGTTCTGGACCGCGCGCGGCTGGCACCGCACCCCGCTCGACATGGGCTGGCGGTTCGAGAGCCGGGCCGACTTCGAGGCGGTGGTGCGGATCGAGTTCCAGCCGCAGATCGCCGAGCGGATCATCACGGCGTACGCCGGGCACGAGGTCGACTACGCGATCAACCTGTGGAGTCGCACGTACTGA
- the disA gene encoding DNA integrity scanning diadenylate cyclase DisA, with protein sequence MAPNSDKNSTNARMRATLAAVAPGTELREGLERILRGRTGALLVLGQDKVVDSISTGGFEIEVPFTATGLRELSKMDGAIILDRDMSRMLRAAVHLMPDPSIHTEETGTRHRTADRVARQTGFPVISVSQSMHIIALYVDDQRYVLEDSGAILSRANQALATLERYKLRLDEVSGTLSALEIEDLVTVRDVAAVAQRLEMVRRIATEIDGYVVELGTDGRLLTLQLNELVAGVAGERELVVRDYLPPATGRRAKTADDVLLELDAVSPTDLLDIGQVARALQLGGAEQLDAAVTPRGYRLLAKVPRLPGAVIDRLIEHFGHLQKLLAASIDDLQTVDGVGENRARTVREGLSRLAESSILERYV encoded by the coding sequence GTGGCCCCGAATTCCGACAAGAACAGCACCAACGCCCGGATGCGTGCGACCCTCGCCGCCGTGGCGCCTGGTACCGAGCTGCGCGAAGGCCTGGAACGAATCCTGCGCGGGCGCACCGGCGCCCTGCTGGTCCTCGGACAGGACAAGGTGGTCGACTCCATCTCGACCGGTGGGTTCGAGATCGAGGTGCCCTTCACCGCCACCGGCCTGCGTGAGCTGAGCAAGATGGACGGCGCGATCATCCTCGACCGCGACATGAGCCGAATGCTGCGCGCCGCCGTGCACCTGATGCCGGACCCGTCGATCCACACCGAGGAGACCGGCACCCGGCACCGCACTGCCGACCGCGTCGCCCGGCAGACCGGCTTCCCGGTCATCTCGGTCTCGCAGTCGATGCACATCATCGCGCTGTACGTCGACGACCAGCGCTACGTGCTCGAGGACTCCGGCGCGATCCTGTCCCGGGCGAACCAGGCCCTGGCCACCCTCGAGCGGTACAAGCTGCGCCTGGACGAGGTCTCCGGCACGCTGTCGGCGCTGGAGATCGAGGACCTGGTCACCGTCCGGGACGTCGCGGCCGTCGCGCAGCGCCTCGAGATGGTCCGCCGGATCGCCACCGAGATCGACGGCTACGTGGTCGAACTCGGCACCGACGGCCGTCTGCTCACGCTGCAGCTGAACGAGCTGGTCGCCGGCGTCGCGGGCGAGCGCGAACTGGTGGTTCGCGACTACCTGCCGCCCGCGACCGGCCGCCGGGCCAAGACGGCGGACGACGTACTGCTGGAGCTGGACGCGGTCAGCCCGACCGACCTGCTGGACATCGGCCAGGTCGCGCGGGCCCTGCAACTCGGCGGGGCCGAGCAACTGGACGCGGCCGTGACCCCGCGGGGGTACCGGCTGCTCGCGAAGGTCCCGCGCCTGCCAGGCGCGGTGATCGACCGCCTGATCGAGCACTTCGGCCACCTGCAGAAGCTGCTGGCCGCGAGCATCGACGACCTGCAGACCGTCGACGGCGTCGGCGAGAACCGCGCCCGTACGGTCCGCGAGGGCCTGTCCCGGCTCGCCGAGTCGAGCATCCTCGAGCGGTACGTCTGA
- a CDS encoding helix-turn-helix transcriptional regulator — protein sequence MAELTPLAIAVLALLNEGRMHAYEMYQVLLKRRNDRLVKVRPGSLYHTVERLAGQELVEATGTERAGNRPERTTYEITPAGQQALVARVEAGIETYTYEYPLFPVVLSEAHNLEPADAVERFRRRVEQLDRELEDLATALAEVHERGVPEAYWIAADFNRNQLTAERDWLAGVIQRIESKELVWLHRRKR from the coding sequence GTGGCCGAACTGACCCCGCTGGCGATCGCCGTCCTGGCGCTGCTGAACGAGGGGCGGATGCATGCCTACGAGATGTACCAAGTGCTGCTGAAACGGCGGAACGACCGGCTGGTCAAGGTCCGGCCCGGCTCGCTCTACCACACGGTCGAGCGGCTGGCCGGGCAGGAACTGGTCGAGGCGACCGGCACCGAGCGCGCCGGCAACCGGCCCGAGCGGACGACGTACGAGATCACCCCGGCCGGTCAGCAGGCGCTGGTCGCGCGGGTGGAGGCCGGGATCGAGACCTACACCTACGAGTACCCGCTGTTCCCGGTCGTGCTGAGCGAGGCGCACAACCTGGAGCCCGCGGACGCGGTGGAGCGGTTCCGGCGCCGGGTCGAGCAGCTCGACCGCGAGCTGGAGGACCTGGCCACCGCGCTCGCCGAGGTGCACGAGCGCGGGGTACCGGAGGCGTACTGGATCGCCGCCGACTTCAACCGGAACCAGCTGACCGCCGAGCGCGACTGGCTGGCCGGCGTCATTCAACGGATCGAGAGCAAGGAACTGGTATGGCTGCATCGCCGCAAGCGGTGA
- a CDS encoding MBL fold metallo-hydrolase produces the protein MRIHSLNCGTMAAAGPDEPPAVCHCLLIETDADGLVLVDTGLGTVNLKDPVGSLGEDFLGWAGPVLRAEETAIHQVERLGFAASDVRHVVVTHLHRDHCGGLPDFPEASVHLQAAEYDAALPGDGIYLSAAYAHGPKWVTYAEGGDEWMGFEGVREFDGLPPEILLVPLLGHTPGHVGVAVQATDGWLLHAGDAYFHRNELRPDGEWPEGWDQLQARAETDRAQRLANRERLREVVLRPGGPTVFSAHDPVEFAGRA, from the coding sequence GTGCGAATCCACTCGCTGAACTGCGGGACGATGGCCGCTGCCGGACCGGACGAACCGCCGGCCGTCTGTCACTGCCTGCTGATCGAGACCGACGCCGACGGGCTGGTGCTGGTCGACACCGGGCTGGGGACCGTGAACCTGAAGGACCCGGTCGGCTCGCTGGGTGAGGACTTCCTCGGGTGGGCCGGTCCGGTGCTGCGGGCCGAGGAGACGGCGATTCACCAGGTCGAGCGGCTCGGGTTCGCCGCCTCCGACGTACGGCATGTGGTCGTGACGCACCTGCATCGGGATCACTGTGGTGGGCTGCCGGACTTCCCGGAGGCTTCGGTGCACCTGCAGGCTGCCGAGTACGACGCGGCGCTGCCGGGCGACGGGATTTACTTGAGCGCTGCCTACGCGCACGGGCCGAAGTGGGTGACGTACGCCGAGGGCGGTGACGAATGGATGGGCTTCGAAGGTGTGCGGGAGTTCGACGGGCTGCCGCCGGAGATCCTGCTGGTGCCGCTGCTCGGGCACACGCCGGGGCACGTCGGCGTCGCCGTACAAGCGACGGACGGCTGGTTGCTGCACGCGGGCGATGCGTACTTCCATCGCAACGAGCTGCGTCCCGACGGCGAGTGGCCCGAGGGTTGGGACCAGTTGCAGGCGCGGGCCGAGACCGATCGTGCGCAGCGGCTTGCCAACCGGGAGCGGTTGCGTGAGGTGGTCCTGCGGCCGGGTGGGCCGACGGTGTTCTCGGCGCACGACCCGGTCGAGTTCGCGGGGCGTGCCTGA
- the radA gene encoding DNA repair protein RadA, whose product MVKATGQTKSKAAGKSPFQCSECGWSAARWIGRCGECQAWGTVVEVGAPKAARITAGPVSSPAMPIAQVSAVEAESRATGIGELDRVLGGGVVPGAVILLAGEPGVGKSTLLLEVAAQSARNGHRTLYVSGEESAAQVRLRAGRTDALVDELFLAAETDLGAVVGQVDAVEPSFLVIDSVQTMAHPEVDGAPGGVTQVREVTGALVRLAKERNIAVVLVGHVTKDGAIAGPRMLEHLVDVVLAFDGDRHSGFRMVRATKNRFGPSDEVGCFDMVDTGIVEVSDPTGLFVSEHSEPVAGTCVTVMMEGRRPLLAEVQALVGPSSAPQPRRTTSGLESSRVAMVLAVLGNRAGVKLHDHEVYVATVGGVKITEPVADLAVAIAVASSVTDKPIHPGLIAIGEVGLAGEVRRVGGLEKRLAEAARLGFTKAIVPADVPNRGKDLKPLDMQAKYGLRVFAAGDIRAAMHAAGIL is encoded by the coding sequence ATGGTGAAGGCGACGGGGCAGACCAAGTCGAAGGCGGCGGGCAAGTCGCCGTTCCAGTGCTCGGAGTGCGGCTGGAGCGCGGCGCGCTGGATCGGGCGCTGCGGCGAGTGCCAGGCCTGGGGCACGGTCGTCGAGGTCGGTGCGCCGAAGGCCGCGCGGATCACCGCCGGCCCGGTCTCGTCGCCCGCGATGCCGATCGCGCAGGTGTCCGCGGTCGAGGCCGAGTCCCGGGCGACCGGGATCGGCGAGCTCGACCGCGTGCTCGGCGGCGGTGTCGTCCCGGGCGCGGTGATCCTGCTCGCCGGTGAGCCCGGTGTCGGCAAGTCCACGCTGCTGCTCGAGGTCGCGGCCCAGTCCGCGCGCAACGGGCACCGCACGCTGTACGTCTCCGGCGAGGAGTCCGCGGCGCAGGTCCGGCTGCGGGCCGGGCGCACCGACGCGCTGGTCGACGAGCTGTTCCTCGCGGCCGAGACCGACCTGGGCGCGGTCGTCGGTCAGGTCGACGCCGTCGAGCCGTCGTTCCTGGTGATCGACTCCGTGCAGACGATGGCCCACCCGGAGGTCGACGGCGCTCCCGGCGGGGTCACGCAGGTCCGCGAGGTGACCGGTGCGCTGGTCCGGCTGGCCAAGGAGCGCAACATCGCCGTCGTCCTGGTCGGCCACGTCACCAAGGACGGCGCGATCGCCGGTCCGCGGATGCTGGAGCACCTGGTCGACGTCGTGCTCGCGTTCGACGGCGACCGGCACTCCGGCTTCCGGATGGTGCGCGCGACCAAGAACCGGTTCGGCCCGTCCGACGAGGTCGGCTGCTTCGACATGGTCGACACCGGCATCGTCGAGGTCAGCGACCCGACCGGCCTGTTCGTCTCCGAGCACTCCGAGCCGGTCGCCGGCACCTGCGTGACGGTGATGATGGAGGGCCGGCGGCCGTTGCTGGCCGAGGTGCAGGCGCTGGTCGGGCCGTCGTCGGCGCCGCAGCCCCGGCGTACGACGTCCGGGCTGGAGTCGTCGCGGGTCGCGATGGTGCTGGCCGTGCTGGGCAACCGGGCGGGCGTGAAGCTGCACGACCACGAGGTGTACGTCGCGACCGTCGGCGGGGTGAAGATCACCGAGCCGGTCGCGGACCTGGCGGTGGCGATCGCGGTCGCGTCGTCGGTCACCGACAAGCCGATCCACCCCGGCCTGATCGCGATCGGCGAGGTCGGCCTGGCCGGCGAGGTGCGCCGGGTCGGCGGGCTGGAGAAGCGGCTGGCCGAAGCGGCCCGGCTCGGGTTCACCAAGGCGATCGTGCCGGCCGACGTACCGAACCGTGGCAAGGACCTGAAGCCGCTCGACATGCAGGCCAAGTACGGCCTGCGCGTGTTCGCCGCGGGCGACATCCGCGCCGCGATGCACGCCGCCGGCATCTTGTAA
- a CDS encoding beta-ketoacyl-ACP synthase III — protein sequence MTGSRVVALGHYQPERVLTNAELATMVDTNDEWIQSRVGIKERRVAAPDEQVDEMAWRAAEKAIANAGLDKSEIDYVVVATCTAIDRSPNIAARVAARLGLGHPAALDINTACSGFSHALSTADHAIRAGAASKALVIGVEKLTDFTDWTDRTTCVLVGDGAGALVLVASDEPEVGPVVWGSVPEMSDAVRIEGGGKFAQNGQSVFRWTTTQLPAIAKEVCEKGGIAPEDLGGVVLHQANLRIIEPLAKKLGAVNAVVARDVVESGNTSAASIPIALSKLVERREIPVGAPVLLFGFGGGLSYAGQIIRCP from the coding sequence ATGACCGGATCCAGAGTTGTCGCGCTCGGCCACTACCAGCCCGAGCGGGTGCTCACCAACGCCGAGCTCGCCACGATGGTGGACACCAACGACGAGTGGATCCAGAGCCGGGTCGGGATCAAGGAGCGCCGGGTCGCGGCGCCGGACGAGCAGGTCGACGAGATGGCCTGGCGGGCCGCCGAGAAGGCGATCGCGAACGCCGGCCTGGACAAGTCCGAGATCGACTACGTCGTGGTCGCCACCTGTACGGCGATCGACCGCTCGCCCAACATCGCCGCCCGCGTCGCCGCCCGCCTCGGCCTCGGCCACCCGGCCGCCCTCGACATCAACACGGCCTGCTCCGGCTTCAGCCACGCGCTCTCGACCGCCGACCACGCGATCCGCGCCGGCGCCGCGTCCAAGGCGCTGGTGATCGGCGTCGAGAAGCTGACCGACTTCACCGACTGGACCGACCGGACCACCTGCGTCCTGGTCGGCGACGGCGCCGGCGCGCTCGTCCTGGTCGCCAGTGACGAGCCGGAGGTCGGGCCGGTCGTGTGGGGCTCGGTGCCGGAGATGTCGGACGCCGTACGGATCGAAGGCGGCGGCAAGTTCGCCCAGAACGGGCAGAGCGTCTTCCGCTGGACCACGACCCAGCTGCCGGCGATCGCCAAGGAGGTCTGCGAGAAGGGCGGGATCGCCCCCGAGGACCTCGGCGGCGTCGTGCTGCACCAGGCCAACCTGCGGATCATCGAGCCGCTGGCCAAGAAGCTCGGCGCGGTCAACGCGGTCGTCGCCCGCGACGTGGTCGAGTCCGGCAACACCTCGGCGGCCAGCATCCCGATCGCGCTGTCCAAGCTGGTCGAGCGCCGCGAGATCCCGGTCGGCGCCCCGGTCCTGCTGTTCGGCTTCGGCGGCGGCCTGTCGTACGCCGGCCAGATCATCCGCTGCCCCTGA
- a CDS encoding extracellular solute-binding protein: protein MIRRRVVLAGAAAAALSGCSPDVLGLSRSVRVAVSWSGPELRAFHRVLDGLGKLDYPVEVIPLGDDISTAFGERSARRPDLVMLPQPGLVPPRRGDLEAMPSDLADRGRARLWDELLTHDGTTYGLPFKTAHKSAVWYRPSVFREAQVQPPTQWDEWLELNKALSLRGIRPLALGAGDGWVLTDFLENVLLGTAPSAYRALAVSDDPRPSRVPEFAAALRRLATMWAMPGALAGGVERSLTQQFPDAVVEVFGHRRAAMVTASDFAEPVIRSFAADPDDVGLFTFPAFGPGAAAPVVVGGDVMVLQRPATDDAWDLLHRLATPAAPAPWIASGGFLVDGRTTGYSPELTRLADQLAAPGTSLQFDLSDRLGELGGIDGLWRVLTDLLVRVGTRGPDVVPEAVESALDELGTVEG, encoded by the coding sequence GTGATCCGCCGACGCGTTGTGCTCGCCGGCGCAGCAGCCGCAGCCCTGTCCGGCTGCAGTCCCGACGTACTAGGACTGAGCCGCAGCGTCCGGGTGGCAGTCAGCTGGAGTGGTCCGGAGCTGAGAGCCTTCCACCGCGTACTGGACGGGCTCGGCAAGCTCGACTATCCGGTCGAGGTGATCCCGCTCGGCGACGACATCTCCACCGCGTTCGGCGAGCGCTCGGCCCGGCGCCCCGACCTCGTCATGCTGCCGCAGCCCGGTCTGGTCCCACCGCGCCGCGGTGACCTGGAGGCGATGCCTTCCGACCTGGCCGACCGCGGCCGGGCCCGGCTGTGGGACGAGCTGCTGACCCACGACGGTACGACGTACGGGCTGCCCTTCAAGACTGCGCACAAGTCGGCGGTCTGGTACCGGCCGTCGGTGTTCCGCGAGGCCCAGGTGCAGCCGCCGACGCAGTGGGACGAGTGGCTGGAGCTGAACAAGGCCCTGTCGCTGCGAGGCATCAGACCGCTCGCACTGGGCGCTGGAGACGGCTGGGTGCTCACCGACTTCCTGGAGAACGTCCTGCTCGGTACGGCGCCCAGTGCGTACCGGGCGCTGGCGGTGTCGGACGACCCGAGGCCCTCACGCGTACCGGAGTTCGCGGCCGCACTGCGGCGGCTGGCGACAATGTGGGCCATGCCCGGCGCGCTGGCCGGTGGCGTGGAACGCTCGCTCACGCAGCAGTTCCCGGACGCGGTGGTGGAGGTCTTCGGGCACCGCCGCGCGGCGATGGTGACTGCGTCGGACTTCGCCGAGCCGGTGATCCGTTCGTTCGCCGCCGACCCGGACGACGTCGGTCTGTTCACCTTCCCGGCCTTCGGTCCGGGTGCCGCCGCACCGGTGGTGGTCGGTGGGGACGTGATGGTCCTCCAGCGACCGGCAACCGACGACGCGTGGGACCTGCTGCACCGGCTGGCGACACCGGCGGCTCCTGCGCCTTGGATCGCGTCCGGCGGGTTCCTGGTCGACGGGCGCACTACTGGCTACTCCCCCGAGCTGACCCGGCTTGCTGACCAGTTGGCTGCGCCCGGTACGTCGCTGCAGTTCGACCTGTCGGACCGGCTCGGCGAGCTGGGTGGCATCGACGGCCTGTGGCGTGTGCTGACCGATCTGCTCGTCCGGGTCGGTACACGCGGGCCTGACGTCGTACCGGAAGCCGTGGAGTCGGCACTGGACGAGCTGGGCACGGTGGAGGGCTGA
- a CDS encoding sugar ABC transporter permease — protein MGLRSNGLSLEIAGRPVSGRPVTGRPQRPAGPYLLGIPALLLTSLLLVPIVITVVAAFRLPDGSFGFSNFAVMGDPAALHAVRNSVAWVAVAIALVVVGFLLAVVSYRLPGLSSFLQPALVIPFAVSVLVSGATFRLIFDSAPERGTVTAVWSSLFGTSPVWLGPGLFWLVLVSAFGWTWLGYVVSLFRAGLDAIPDDVSRTIAAEGLTGLRRWRALELPLLRPITGVITLTLVVAAVRVFDLVLIVVPGPMQHDADVLGLNWWRATTTGDDSGRTAALGVVLFAIVAAVAVIGVRGLRRRRWAMPVSVVPADSTLRRPKPSKRVRRIGWTAGFAVSLFWILPAVVLVATALHSPREAGLRGWWSLDGLGLSSFDAAASIGLLRSLLSTVLISSVATVVLLVVAVPTAYLVAWGGLPTSLGRVVTSVFVVLAVTPVQMYAAPLRDAIDAAGLTGSRIALGLVHAAAGLPFAVLLLRSAFASAPPMLVAEALQGPARQSAVLATVQRTYRPAVIAVAVLEFVLVWNDFIVGFLISGAGTTPLSLVLWGEARQFSASSGTVAAAAVVASVVPAVLMLTFWRTVVRGLTIGSRP, from the coding sequence ATGGGCCTGCGCAGCAACGGCTTGTCGCTCGAGATCGCCGGGCGCCCGGTCTCCGGTCGTCCGGTGACCGGCCGGCCGCAGCGACCGGCAGGGCCTTATCTGCTGGGGATTCCGGCGCTGCTGCTGACCAGTCTGCTGCTGGTGCCCATCGTGATCACGGTGGTTGCGGCGTTCCGGCTGCCGGACGGGTCGTTCGGGTTCAGCAACTTCGCCGTGATGGGTGATCCGGCCGCACTGCACGCCGTACGGAACAGCGTGGCCTGGGTGGCCGTAGCCATCGCACTGGTCGTTGTCGGGTTCCTGCTGGCCGTGGTGAGCTACCGGCTGCCGGGACTGTCGTCGTTTCTCCAACCAGCGTTGGTGATTCCGTTCGCCGTCTCGGTGCTGGTGTCCGGTGCGACGTTCCGGCTGATCTTCGACTCGGCCCCTGAGCGCGGCACGGTCACGGCGGTGTGGAGCTCGCTGTTCGGCACCAGTCCGGTGTGGCTGGGGCCGGGTCTGTTCTGGCTGGTGCTGGTGTCCGCGTTCGGCTGGACGTGGCTCGGGTACGTCGTGTCGCTGTTCCGCGCCGGCCTCGACGCGATCCCGGACGACGTCAGCAGGACGATCGCAGCCGAGGGGCTGACCGGACTGCGCCGCTGGCGCGCGCTGGAGCTGCCGCTGCTGCGGCCGATCACCGGAGTCATCACGCTGACGCTGGTGGTCGCGGCGGTCCGGGTGTTCGACCTGGTGCTGATCGTCGTGCCCGGTCCGATGCAGCACGACGCCGACGTGCTCGGCCTGAACTGGTGGCGTGCAACGACGACAGGCGACGACTCCGGCCGTACGGCGGCGCTGGGCGTCGTCCTGTTCGCCATCGTTGCCGCAGTGGCCGTGATCGGCGTGCGCGGCCTGCGTCGGCGGCGCTGGGCGATGCCGGTGAGCGTCGTACCGGCTGACTCGACGTTGCGCAGACCCAAGCCCAGCAAGCGGGTTCGGCGGATCGGGTGGACGGCCGGGTTCGCTGTCAGCCTGTTCTGGATCCTGCCGGCCGTCGTACTGGTGGCTACCGCGCTGCACTCACCGCGGGAGGCCGGCCTGCGTGGCTGGTGGTCACTGGACGGGCTTGGACTGTCGTCGTTCGATGCTGCGGCGAGCATTGGGCTGCTGCGGTCGCTGCTGTCGACTGTGCTGATCTCCTCCGTCGCCACGGTGGTGCTGCTGGTAGTTGCCGTGCCGACGGCGTACCTGGTCGCGTGGGGTGGCCTGCCGACCTCGCTGGGCCGTGTGGTCACGTCGGTCTTCGTGGTGCTGGCCGTGACGCCCGTGCAGATGTACGCCGCGCCGCTGCGGGATGCGATCGACGCGGCGGGGCTCACGGGGTCGCGGATCGCGCTGGGGTTGGTGCACGCGGCGGCTGGGCTGCCGTTCGCCGTACTGCTGCTGCGGTCCGCGTTCGCGTCGGCTCCACCGATGCTGGTTGCTGAAGCACTGCAGGGGCCGGCGCGGCAGAGCGCCGTACTGGCGACTGTGCAGCGCACCTACCGGCCGGCCGTGATTGCCGTTGCTGTGCTGGAGTTCGTGCTGGTGTGGAACGACTTCATCGTCGGCTTCCTGATCAGCGGAGCCGGTACGACGCCGCTGTCGCTGGTGCTGTGGGGTGAGGCGCGCCAGTTCTCGGCGTCGAGCGGGACGGTCGCGGCAGCGGCCGTGGTCGCGTCCGTCGTACCGGCGGTGCTGATGCTGACGTTCTGGCGGACCGTCGTGCGTGGGCTGACCATCGGGAGCAGGCCGTGA